In Cyclopterus lumpus isolate fCycLum1 chromosome 17, fCycLum1.pri, whole genome shotgun sequence, a genomic segment contains:
- the impa1 gene encoding inositol monophosphatase 1 isoform X1, which translates to MRSRRPVEAANPQQTVSRSCSSKMADLWQNAMDHAVALARRAGEVVREALQDDRKVMTKSSSVDLVTQTDQKVEQLIIQSVKEKFPTHSFIGEESVAAGEPCDLTNAPTWIIDPIDGTTNFVHAFPFVAVSIGFSVNKQMEFGVVYSCLEDKMYTARRGNGAFCNGVPLQVSDQEDIKQSIITTEFGSSRDPEAVEKIFSSLRSILCIPVHGVRGAGTAAINMCHVASGCVEAYYEIGIHVWDIAAGSLVVSEAGGVLMDVEGGAVDLMSRRVVAANSKTIAERIVKEIDSFSPPRDDAAPPPV; encoded by the exons ATGCGCAGCCGCAGACCCGTAGAAGCAGCGAACCCTCAGCAGACTGTAAGCAG GAGCTGTTCTTCAAAGATGGCCGACCTCTGGCAGAACGCCATGGATCATGCTGTCGCACTTGCAAGAAGAGCTGGAGAG GTGGTGCGTGAGGCTCTCCAGGACGACAGGAAGGTGATGACGAAGAGTTCGTCGGTTGATCTGGTGACACAAACCGACCAGAAGGTGGAGCAACTCATCATCCAATCGGTGAAGGAGAAATTCCCCACTCACAG cttcaTAGGGGAGGAGTCTGTCGCTGCAGGTGAACCTTGTGACCTCACTAACGCTCCCACCTGGATCATCGACCCCATTGACGGGACGACGAACTTTGTTCATGC ATTTCCTTTTGTTGCTGTTTCCATTGGTTTTTCTGTCAACAAACAG ATGGAGTTCGGTGTGGTCTACAGTTGTTTGGAAGATAAGATGTACACAGCGAGGAGGGGCAATGGGGCGTTTTGTAATGGAGTCCCTCTGCAGGTTTCTGATCAGGAAG ATATTAAACAGTCCATCATCACCACAGAGTTTGGATCCAGCAGAGACCCTGAAGCTGTAGAGAAAATCTTCTCGAGCCTGAGGAGTATTCTCTGCATCCCTGTTCACGG GGTGCGTGGTGCAGGAACTGCAGCCATCAACATGTGTCATGTGGCATCTGGTTGCGTTGAGGCATATTATGAGATCGGGATCCATGTGTGGGACATTGCTGCAGGCTCCCTGGTGGTCTCAGAGGCTGGAGGAGTCCTCATGGACGTGGAGG GAGGAGCAGTGGACCTGATGTCCAGAAGAGTGGTTGCTGCCAACAGCAAAACCATTGCTGAGAGGATCGTCAAAGAGATCGACAGCTTCAGTCCACCCAGAGACGACGCTGCACCACCTCCAGTCTAA
- the impa1 gene encoding inositol monophosphatase 1 isoform X2, translating into MADLWQNAMDHAVALARRAGEVVREALQDDRKVMTKSSSVDLVTQTDQKVEQLIIQSVKEKFPTHSFIGEESVAAGEPCDLTNAPTWIIDPIDGTTNFVHAFPFVAVSIGFSVNKQMEFGVVYSCLEDKMYTARRGNGAFCNGVPLQVSDQEDIKQSIITTEFGSSRDPEAVEKIFSSLRSILCIPVHGVRGAGTAAINMCHVASGCVEAYYEIGIHVWDIAAGSLVVSEAGGVLMDVEGGAVDLMSRRVVAANSKTIAERIVKEIDSFSPPRDDAAPPPV; encoded by the exons ATGGCCGACCTCTGGCAGAACGCCATGGATCATGCTGTCGCACTTGCAAGAAGAGCTGGAGAG GTGGTGCGTGAGGCTCTCCAGGACGACAGGAAGGTGATGACGAAGAGTTCGTCGGTTGATCTGGTGACACAAACCGACCAGAAGGTGGAGCAACTCATCATCCAATCGGTGAAGGAGAAATTCCCCACTCACAG cttcaTAGGGGAGGAGTCTGTCGCTGCAGGTGAACCTTGTGACCTCACTAACGCTCCCACCTGGATCATCGACCCCATTGACGGGACGACGAACTTTGTTCATGC ATTTCCTTTTGTTGCTGTTTCCATTGGTTTTTCTGTCAACAAACAG ATGGAGTTCGGTGTGGTCTACAGTTGTTTGGAAGATAAGATGTACACAGCGAGGAGGGGCAATGGGGCGTTTTGTAATGGAGTCCCTCTGCAGGTTTCTGATCAGGAAG ATATTAAACAGTCCATCATCACCACAGAGTTTGGATCCAGCAGAGACCCTGAAGCTGTAGAGAAAATCTTCTCGAGCCTGAGGAGTATTCTCTGCATCCCTGTTCACGG GGTGCGTGGTGCAGGAACTGCAGCCATCAACATGTGTCATGTGGCATCTGGTTGCGTTGAGGCATATTATGAGATCGGGATCCATGTGTGGGACATTGCTGCAGGCTCCCTGGTGGTCTCAGAGGCTGGAGGAGTCCTCATGGACGTGGAGG GAGGAGCAGTGGACCTGATGTCCAGAAGAGTGGTTGCTGCCAACAGCAAAACCATTGCTGAGAGGATCGTCAAAGAGATCGACAGCTTCAGTCCACCCAGAGACGACGCTGCACCACCTCCAGTCTAA